From Caballeronia insecticola, a single genomic window includes:
- the map gene encoding type I methionyl aminopeptidase: MSITLKNDHDIAQMRVACRLASEVLDFITPHIAPGVTTEELDRLCHEYMVKEQGTVPAPLNYQPPGYPPYPKATCISVNDVICHGIPGEKVLKNGDALNIDITVIKNGYFGDTSRMFIVGEGSILAKRLVQTTFDCMWLGIDQVRPGAHLGDIGAAIQKHAEAQGYSVVREYCGHGIGQVFHEEPQVLHYGRPGTGIELQAGMIFTVEPMINAGRREIRTMPDQWTVKTRDRSLSAQWEHTVLVTPTGYEVLTVSAATPAPSQLIAATASAR, from the coding sequence ATGTCTATTACGCTGAAAAACGATCACGATATCGCGCAGATGCGCGTCGCCTGCCGGCTCGCCAGCGAAGTGCTCGATTTCATCACGCCGCATATCGCTCCCGGCGTGACGACCGAGGAACTCGATCGTCTCTGTCACGAATATATGGTGAAGGAACAGGGCACCGTTCCCGCGCCGCTGAACTATCAGCCGCCCGGCTATCCGCCGTACCCGAAGGCCACCTGCATTTCCGTCAATGACGTGATCTGTCACGGCATTCCCGGCGAAAAGGTGCTCAAGAACGGCGACGCGCTGAATATCGACATCACCGTCATCAAGAACGGCTATTTCGGCGATACGAGCCGGATGTTCATCGTCGGCGAAGGATCGATTCTGGCCAAGCGCCTCGTCCAGACCACGTTCGACTGCATGTGGCTCGGCATCGATCAGGTGCGTCCCGGCGCGCATCTGGGCGACATCGGCGCGGCTATCCAGAAGCACGCGGAAGCGCAAGGTTACAGCGTCGTGCGCGAATACTGCGGCCACGGCATCGGCCAGGTATTTCACGAGGAGCCGCAGGTGCTGCACTACGGCCGTCCGGGCACGGGCATCGAATTGCAGGCGGGCATGATCTTCACCGTCGAGCCGATGATCAACGCCGGCCGCCGCGAAATCCGCACGATGCCCGACCAGTGGACCGTCAAGACGCGCGACCGCAGCCTGTCCGCGCAGTGGGAGCACACCGTGCTCGTCACGCCGACCGGTTACGAAGTGCTGACCGTTTCGGCGGCTACGCCTGCGCCTTCGCAACTGATCGCGGCGACCGCTTCGGCGCGCTGA
- the rpsB gene encoding 30S ribosomal protein S2 produces the protein MAVTMRQMLEAGVHFGHQTRFWNPKMAPYIFGHRNKIHIINLEKTLPLYNDALKYVRQLAANRGTILFVGTKRQSRDTIAQEAARAGMPFVNARWLGGMLTNFKTLKVSIKRLKDMEAAVESGETERMSKKEALLFEREIVKLQKSIGGVKDMGGIPDAIFVIDVGYHKIAVTEAKKLGIPVIAVVDTNHSPEGIDYVIPGNDDASKAVALYAEGVADAILEGRANAVNDVVQAVRNGEGDEFVEVNAEA, from the coding sequence ATGGCAGTCACGATGCGTCAAATGCTGGAAGCCGGTGTCCACTTCGGTCACCAAACGCGCTTCTGGAACCCCAAGATGGCCCCGTACATCTTCGGTCATCGCAACAAGATTCACATCATCAACCTCGAAAAGACGCTGCCGCTCTACAACGACGCGCTGAAGTACGTGCGCCAGTTGGCAGCGAATCGCGGCACGATTCTTTTCGTCGGCACGAAGCGCCAGTCGCGCGACACCATCGCTCAGGAAGCAGCGCGCGCCGGTATGCCGTTCGTCAACGCCCGCTGGCTCGGCGGCATGCTGACCAACTTCAAGACCTTGAAGGTTTCGATCAAGCGCCTGAAGGACATGGAAGCGGCCGTGGAATCGGGTGAAACCGAGCGCATGAGCAAGAAGGAAGCGCTGCTGTTCGAACGCGAAATCGTCAAGCTGCAAAAGTCGATCGGCGGCGTGAAGGACATGGGCGGCATTCCGGACGCGATCTTCGTGATCGACGTCGGCTACCACAAGATTGCCGTGACGGAAGCGAAGAAGCTGGGCATTCCGGTCATCGCCGTGGTCGACACGAACCACTCGCCGGAAGGCATCGACTACGTCATCCCGGGTAACGACGACGCGTCGAAGGCTGTGGCGCTGTACGCCGAAGGCGTGGCGGACGCGATCCTCGAAGGCCGCGCGAACGCGGTGAACGACGTGGTCCAGGCAGTGCGCAACGGCGAAGGCGACGAGTTCGTCGAGGTCAACGCAGAGGCGTAA
- the tsf gene encoding translation elongation factor Ts yields the protein MAAITASMVAELRAKTDAPMMECKKALTEADGDMARAEELLRVKLGNKASKAASRVTAEGIVTAHVEGGVGALVELNCETDFVAKNDDFLAFGKTIAELVAKNNPADVAALSALPLESSTVDAVRLALVGKIGENLSIRRFVRFESANKVASYLHGTRIGVLVEFTGADEQVGKDVAMHIAAMKPVSLSSDEVPADLIAKERSIAEQKAAESGKPAEIVAKMVDGSVQKYLKEVSLLNQPFVKNDKQTIEQMLKAASASVQKFALFVVGEGIEKRQDDFAAEVAAQVAAAKQS from the coding sequence ATGGCGGCAATTACCGCAAGCATGGTGGCAGAACTGCGCGCGAAGACCGATGCGCCGATGATGGAATGCAAGAAGGCGCTGACGGAAGCCGACGGCGACATGGCGCGCGCGGAAGAACTGCTGCGCGTGAAGCTCGGCAACAAGGCGAGCAAGGCGGCATCGCGCGTGACGGCTGAAGGCATCGTGACGGCGCACGTCGAAGGCGGCGTGGGCGCGCTCGTCGAACTGAACTGCGAAACCGACTTCGTCGCGAAGAACGACGACTTCCTGGCTTTCGGCAAGACGATCGCCGAACTGGTTGCCAAGAACAACCCGGCCGACGTGGCCGCGCTGTCGGCGCTGCCGCTGGAAAGCTCGACGGTCGACGCCGTGCGTCTGGCGCTCGTCGGCAAGATCGGTGAAAACCTGTCGATCCGCCGTTTCGTGCGTTTTGAATCCGCGAACAAGGTCGCGTCGTATCTGCACGGTACGCGCATCGGCGTGCTGGTCGAGTTCACCGGCGCGGACGAGCAAGTCGGCAAGGACGTCGCGATGCACATCGCCGCGATGAAGCCGGTTTCGCTGTCGTCGGACGAAGTGCCGGCGGACCTGATCGCCAAGGAGCGCAGCATCGCCGAGCAGAAGGCGGCCGAATCGGGCAAGCCGGCCGAGATCGTCGCGAAGATGGTCGACGGCAGCGTCCAGAAGTACCTGAAGGAAGTGTCGCTGCTGAACCAGCCGTTCGTGAAGAACGACAAGCAGACGATCGAGCAGATGCTCAAGGCCGCCAGCGCGTCGGTGCAGAAGTTCGCGCTGTTCGTGGTCGGCGAGGGCATCGAAAAGCGTCAGGACGACTTCGCAGCGGAAGTGGCGGCGCAAGTCGCTGCGGCGAAGCAGTCCTAA
- the pyrH gene encoding UMP kinase → MPTAYKRVLLKLSGEALMGDDAFGINRATIERMVADIAEVVRIGTQLAVVIGGGNIFRGVAGGAAGMDRATADYMGMLATMMNALALQDAMRHAGIEARVQSALRMDQVVEPYIRPRAIRQLEEGRVVIFAAGTGNPFFTTDTAAALRGAEVGAEVVLKATKVDGVYSADPKKDPSATRYSTISFDEAISRNLQVMDATAFALCRDQKLPIRVFSITKPGALKRIVQGDDEGTLVHV, encoded by the coding sequence ATGCCCACAGCCTACAAACGCGTGCTCCTCAAACTCTCCGGCGAAGCCCTCATGGGCGACGATGCCTTCGGCATCAATCGCGCAACGATCGAAAGGATGGTGGCGGATATCGCGGAGGTGGTGCGGATCGGGACGCAACTGGCCGTTGTTATCGGCGGCGGCAACATCTTTCGCGGTGTCGCGGGCGGTGCGGCCGGCATGGACCGCGCGACCGCGGATTACATGGGCATGCTCGCCACGATGATGAACGCGCTCGCGCTGCAGGACGCCATGCGTCACGCGGGCATCGAGGCGCGCGTGCAGTCGGCGCTGCGCATGGATCAGGTGGTCGAGCCGTACATTCGTCCGCGCGCGATCCGTCAGCTGGAAGAGGGCCGGGTCGTGATCTTCGCGGCCGGCACGGGCAATCCGTTTTTCACGACCGACACCGCGGCCGCGCTGCGCGGCGCGGAAGTGGGCGCCGAAGTGGTGTTGAAGGCGACCAAGGTCGATGGCGTATACTCCGCCGACCCGAAGAAGGATCCGAGCGCGACGCGCTACAGCACGATCAGCTTCGATGAAGCAATCAGCCGCAATCTGCAGGTGATGGACGCCACCGCGTTCGCGCTCTGCCGCGATCAGAAGCTGCCGATTCGCGTGTTCTCCATCACGAAGCCGGGCGCGCTCAAGCGCATCGTGCAGGGCGACGACGAAGGGACGCTCGTCCACGTGTAA
- the frr gene encoding ribosome recycling factor: MSAADIKKGVDQKMQRSIEAFKADLAKIRTGRAHTGLLDHIQVDYYGSNVPISQVANMTLVDGRTIGVQPWEKKMVPVIEKAIRESDLGLNPATQGDLIRVPMPALTEERRRELTKVVKSEGETAKVSVRNLRRDANDHLKKLVKDKEISEDDERRASDEVQKLTDKFVAEIDKLVQTKESEIMTV, encoded by the coding sequence ATGAGTGCAGCTGACATCAAAAAGGGCGTCGACCAGAAGATGCAAAGGTCGATCGAAGCATTCAAGGCCGATCTCGCCAAGATTCGTACGGGCCGCGCGCATACCGGCCTGCTCGATCACATCCAGGTCGACTATTACGGCTCGAACGTGCCCATCTCGCAAGTGGCGAACATGACGCTCGTGGATGGCCGCACGATCGGCGTGCAGCCGTGGGAAAAGAAGATGGTGCCGGTGATCGAGAAGGCGATCCGTGAATCGGATCTCGGCCTGAACCCGGCTACGCAGGGCGATCTGATTCGCGTGCCGATGCCCGCGCTCACCGAAGAACGCCGCCGCGAACTCACGAAAGTCGTGAAGAGCGAAGGCGAAACGGCGAAGGTCTCCGTGCGCAATCTGCGCCGCGATGCGAACGACCATCTGAAGAAGCTCGTCAAGGACAAGGAGATTTCGGAAGACGACGAACGCCGCGCGAGCGACGAAGTTCAGAAGCTCACCGACAAGTTCGTCGCCGAAATCGACAAGCTCGTTCAGACCAAAGAATCCGAAATCATGACGGTGTGA
- the uppS gene encoding polyprenyl diphosphate synthase — translation MTYTSSTVTVPDVAAVPRHVAIIMDGNGRWATERRLPRVAGHTRGVDAVRATVESCALRGVEFVTLFAFSSENWRRPTEEVSFLMRLFVSALEREIGKLHANGIRLRVVGDTSMFNDRIRALIQRAETKTARNTRLTLTIAANYGGRWDIMQATKKLIAKSLETGVPARVDDESFAEHLAMAYAPEPDLFVRTGGEQRISNFLLWQLAYTEFYFTDTYWPDFDAAALDRAIASYGDRERRFGRTSAQVESQSQKADTLSC, via the coding sequence ATGACCTATACCAGCTCCACCGTTACCGTGCCCGATGTCGCGGCTGTCCCGCGTCACGTCGCGATCATCATGGACGGCAATGGCCGTTGGGCAACCGAGCGGCGCCTGCCGCGCGTCGCCGGTCACACGCGCGGTGTCGACGCCGTGCGCGCGACCGTCGAAAGCTGCGCGCTGCGCGGCGTCGAATTCGTCACGCTGTTCGCGTTCAGTTCGGAAAACTGGCGCCGTCCGACCGAAGAAGTCTCGTTCCTGATGCGCCTGTTCGTGAGCGCGCTCGAACGCGAGATCGGCAAGCTGCATGCAAACGGCATCCGCTTGCGCGTCGTCGGCGACACTTCCATGTTCAACGACCGCATACGCGCGCTGATCCAGCGTGCCGAGACCAAGACGGCCCGCAATACGCGTCTTACGCTCACCATCGCCGCCAACTACGGCGGGCGCTGGGACATCATGCAGGCGACGAAAAAGCTCATCGCGAAGTCGCTGGAAACGGGCGTGCCCGCGCGCGTGGACGACGAATCGTTCGCCGAGCATCTCGCCATGGCCTACGCGCCGGAGCCGGATCTGTTCGTGCGCACGGGCGGCGAACAGCGCATCAGCAACTTCCTGCTGTGGCAACTCGCCTACACCGAGTTCTATTTCACCGATACCTACTGGCCGGACTTCGACGCTGCGGCGCTCGATCGCGCGATCGCGTCGTACGGTGACCGTGAGCGCCGTTTCGGGCGCACCAGTGCTCAAGTCGAATCCCAATCGCAGAAGGCCGACACCCTTTCATGCTAA
- a CDS encoding phosphatidate cytidylyltransferase codes for MLKTRVITAIVLLAVLVPITLFAPVGAFGALIGFVVVFAAWEWGRLLKLNGAGPVAYAVLTGIVLIFSTWLGVASKPLYQMAGIFWVLAGPYVLLRKPSLAAGAWRGFLLFAGIVVFVACWHAVVDARTRGVAFVLSLLLVVWLADIGAYFAGKALGRHKLAPSISPGKTWEGAIGGWVAVIVIGAIAAATGFYAPTVFTAFVERLGWDRSFVAVSVLVAFSVVGDLFESLLKRQAGVKDSSGLLPGHGGVLDRIDAMLPVLPIALLMLG; via the coding sequence ATGCTAAAGACCCGTGTCATCACGGCAATCGTTCTGCTGGCTGTACTCGTGCCGATCACGCTGTTCGCGCCGGTCGGCGCATTCGGGGCGCTGATCGGTTTCGTCGTCGTGTTCGCGGCGTGGGAATGGGGACGGCTCCTGAAGCTCAACGGAGCGGGGCCGGTCGCGTATGCGGTCCTCACGGGCATCGTGCTTATTTTCAGCACCTGGCTGGGCGTCGCGTCCAAACCGCTCTATCAGATGGCCGGCATCTTCTGGGTGCTCGCCGGTCCCTATGTGCTGCTGCGCAAGCCGTCGCTCGCCGCCGGCGCGTGGCGCGGCTTCCTGCTGTTCGCCGGAATCGTCGTGTTTGTCGCCTGCTGGCATGCGGTCGTCGACGCCCGCACGCGCGGCGTGGCTTTCGTGCTATCGCTTCTTCTAGTAGTGTGGCTGGCTGATATAGGCGCATACTTCGCCGGAAAAGCACTCGGCCGCCACAAGCTCGCCCCGTCGATCAGCCCGGGCAAGACCTGGGAAGGCGCCATCGGCGGCTGGGTCGCCGTCATCGTGATCGGCGCGATCGCCGCCGCCACCGGCTTTTATGCGCCGACCGTATTCACGGCCTTCGTGGAGCGGCTCGGTTGGGACCGCTCTTTCGTCGCGGTTTCCGTGCTCGTCGCGTTCAGCGTCGTCGGCGATCTGTTCGAGTCGCTCCTTAAGCGCCAGGCCGGCGTCAAGGATTCGAGCGGTCTGCTGCCGGGCCACGGCGGCGTGCTCGACCGCATCGACGCCATGTTGCCTGTACTGCCGATCGCATTGCTGATGCTTGGCTAA
- a CDS encoding 1-deoxy-D-xylulose-5-phosphate reductoisomerase: MQKRLTLLGSTGSIGDSTLDVVARHPDRFSVYALSAHRNGDKLVAQCLKFQPEVAVVGDAETAARVAAALRAQGCKTKVTYGTDALVDVARAAQCDTVVAAIVGAAGLAPTLAAARAGKRILLANKEALVMSGQIFMDAVRDHGAILLPVDSEHNAVFQCLPPCADKEAKMHGGVSKIILTASGGPFRTREPATLVNVTPEEAVKHPNWAMGRKISVDSATMMNKGLEVIEAHWLFNLPGSRIEVLIHPQSVIHSMVSYADGSVLAQLGNPDMRTPIAHALAYPERVDSGVAPLDLAQIASLTFEKPDFARFPCLALAIQALEAGGIASAALNAANEIAVEAFLERRIGFMAIGGVVERVLNALPNTSAASLDDVLAADANARRLASRFVAELTASAPGAEPIAH, encoded by the coding sequence ATGCAAAAACGTCTCACATTGCTCGGCTCCACGGGCTCGATCGGCGACAGCACGCTCGACGTCGTGGCGCGGCACCCGGACCGCTTCTCGGTCTACGCGCTCAGTGCTCACCGCAACGGCGACAAACTCGTCGCCCAGTGCCTGAAGTTTCAGCCCGAAGTGGCGGTCGTCGGCGACGCCGAAACCGCCGCCCGCGTCGCGGCCGCGTTGCGCGCGCAGGGTTGCAAGACCAAGGTTACATACGGCACGGACGCGCTCGTCGACGTTGCGCGCGCGGCGCAGTGCGACACGGTCGTCGCGGCCATCGTCGGCGCCGCGGGCCTTGCGCCCACGCTTGCCGCCGCGCGTGCCGGCAAGCGCATCCTGCTCGCGAACAAAGAAGCGCTGGTCATGTCCGGGCAGATCTTCATGGACGCGGTGCGCGACCACGGCGCTATCCTGCTGCCGGTCGACAGCGAGCACAACGCCGTATTCCAGTGTCTGCCGCCTTGTGCCGACAAGGAAGCCAAGATGCACGGCGGCGTCTCGAAAATCATCCTGACGGCGTCCGGCGGTCCGTTCCGGACCCGCGAGCCCGCGACGCTCGTCAATGTCACGCCCGAGGAAGCCGTCAAGCATCCGAACTGGGCGATGGGCCGCAAGATTTCCGTCGATTCCGCGACGATGATGAACAAGGGCCTCGAAGTAATCGAAGCGCACTGGCTCTTCAATCTCCCCGGCTCGCGCATCGAGGTGCTGATCCATCCGCAGAGCGTGATCCACTCGATGGTTTCCTACGCGGACGGCTCGGTGCTTGCGCAACTCGGCAATCCCGACATGCGCACGCCGATCGCGCACGCACTGGCGTATCCTGAGCGTGTCGACTCGGGCGTGGCACCGCTCGATCTCGCGCAAATCGCCTCGCTCACGTTCGAAAAGCCGGATTTCGCGCGCTTTCCGTGCCTGGCGCTGGCCATTCAGGCGCTGGAGGCGGGCGGCATCGCCAGCGCGGCGTTGAACGCGGCGAACGAAATCGCCGTGGAGGCGTTCCTCGAACGCCGCATCGGCTTCATGGCGATCGGCGGCGTGGTGGAGCGCGTGCTGAATGCATTGCCTAACACGAGCGCCGCCTCGCTCGACGACGTCCTGGCCGCCGATGCGAACGCGCGCCGTCTCGCATCCCGTTTCGTCGCAGAGCTCACCGCGAGCGCGCCGGGCGCCGAACCCATCGCCCATTGA
- the rseP gene encoding RIP metalloprotease RseP produces the protein MNFLTEIVAFVVAIGVLVVVHEFGHYSVARLCGVKVLRFSVGFGKPLVRWVSKKTGVEWTIAALPLGGYVKMLDEREVDPESGATIAPEDLPRAFNRQSVAKRIAIVAAGPIANFLLAIVLFSAVFAGGVTEPAAIVSQPAADTAAARAGFEGGETILSMRDAPSGETHAIRSWSDLRWKLLDAAFDHRRIVLTAKTHDGTFDFPVSVAAITDTDAEQDFMDKLGFAPGGGTLTVAGVEAGSAAQKGGLRAGDTLRAIDGRSVDNATSFIDYVKAHGGKPVTLLIERQGKREPVQIVPDIKRDASTGKDIGRIGAALTNQLPTVDVRYGPIESLRLGVNRTWDISAYSLRMFGRMIVGEASLKNLSGPVTIADYAGKSARLGLAAFVSFLALVSISLGVLNLLPIPVLDGGHLLYYLVEAVTGKAVSDRWQLVLQRAGLVCIVALSMIALFNDLARLIRF, from the coding sequence ATGAACTTTCTGACCGAAATCGTCGCCTTCGTCGTCGCGATAGGCGTCCTCGTCGTCGTCCACGAATTCGGTCACTACAGCGTCGCGCGCCTGTGCGGCGTGAAGGTGCTGCGCTTCTCGGTGGGCTTCGGCAAGCCGCTCGTGCGCTGGGTCAGCAAGAAGACCGGCGTCGAGTGGACCATCGCCGCGCTGCCGCTCGGCGGCTACGTGAAGATGCTCGACGAGCGCGAGGTCGATCCCGAAAGCGGCGCCACTATTGCGCCCGAGGATTTGCCGCGCGCGTTCAACCGTCAGAGTGTCGCCAAGCGCATCGCGATTGTCGCGGCGGGACCCATCGCCAACTTTTTGCTCGCCATCGTCCTGTTTTCGGCGGTATTCGCGGGCGGCGTGACCGAGCCCGCGGCGATCGTCTCTCAGCCCGCCGCGGACACGGCGGCCGCGCGGGCAGGCTTCGAGGGCGGCGAAACGATCCTTTCGATGCGCGACGCTCCCAGCGGCGAAACACACGCGATCCGATCCTGGTCCGACCTGCGCTGGAAGCTGCTGGATGCCGCATTCGATCATCGCCGCATCGTGCTCACGGCGAAGACGCACGACGGCACCTTCGACTTCCCCGTCAGCGTCGCGGCCATTACGGATACCGACGCCGAACAGGACTTCATGGACAAACTCGGCTTCGCGCCGGGCGGCGGCACGCTCACGGTGGCGGGCGTCGAGGCGGGCAGCGCCGCGCAGAAGGGCGGGCTCAGGGCGGGCGACACGCTGCGCGCGATCGACGGCCGTTCCGTCGACAACGCAACCAGCTTCATCGACTACGTGAAGGCGCATGGCGGCAAGCCCGTGACGCTTTTGATCGAGCGCCAGGGCAAGCGCGAGCCGGTGCAAATCGTGCCGGACATCAAGCGCGATGCGTCGACGGGCAAGGACATCGGCCGCATCGGCGCGGCGCTCACGAATCAGCTGCCGACCGTCGACGTGCGTTACGGCCCGATCGAAAGCCTGCGCCTCGGCGTGAACCGCACCTGGGACATCAGCGCGTACTCGCTGCGCATGTTCGGACGGATGATCGTCGGCGAGGCATCGCTCAAGAATCTATCGGGACCGGTCACCATCGCGGACTATGCCGGCAAGAGCGCAAGGCTCGGTTTGGCGGCCTTTGTTTCATTTCTTGCGCTCGTCAGTATCAGCCTCGGAGTGTTGAACTTGTTACCGATTCCGGTATTGGACGGTGGGCATCTGTTATATTATTTGGTTGAGGCTGTTACCGGCAAGGCTGTATCCGATCGCTGGCAACTCGTTCTGCAAAGGGCGGGGCTCGTCTGCATCGTCGCGCTCTCGATGATCGCGCTATTCAACGACCTCGCTCGCCTGATTCGTTTCTGA
- the bamA gene encoding outer membrane protein assembly factor BamA, translated as MFKPHRFVPKTAVAAAFAATGMAAHATTPFVVQDIRIDGLQRIEPGSVFAYLPIKQGDTFTDDKASEAIRALYATGFFNDVQVATEGNVVVVQVQERPAISSIDFAGLHEFDKDNLTKALRSVGLSQGRSYDKALVDKAEQELKRQYLTRGYYAAEVTTTVTPVDRNRVAILFSVAEGPSAKIRQINFVGNKAVSSGTLLGEMQLSTPNWFSWYTKSDLYAKEKLTGDLENVRSYYLNRGYLEFAIDSTQVSISPDKKDMYLTIAVHEGEPYKISSIKLSGNLLDREAELNKLVKIKPGERFSAEKLQTTTKAIVDKLGEYGYAFAQVNAQPDIDQANHSVALTLQVDPSRRVYVRRVNIVGNTRTRDEVVRREMRQLESSWFDSSRLALSKDRINRLGYFTDVDVTTIPVEGTNDQVDVDVKVAEKPTGAITLGAGFSSTDKVVLSAGVSQDNVFGSGTSLSVNVNTAKTYRTLTVTQVDPYFTIDGIKRITDAYYRTYQPLYYSTDSSFKIVTMGADTKFGIPFSEQDTVFFGVGAEQNTMDVDSATPQAYKNYVNEFGRVVNNYPLTMGWSRDNRDSALVPSRGYYVQSNAEYGTPLGNTTYAKFDAQFQYYYSFARGFVLGFNLQGGYGKGLQGQTYPIFKNYYAGGIGSVRGYSPSSLGPRDATTGDPIGGSRMAVGNIELTFPLPGTGYDRTLRVFTFLDAGNVWGDPGQGGTSAGANGLRYGYGVGLAWISPIGPLKLSLGFPLQKHEGDQYQKFQFQIGTAF; from the coding sequence TTGTTCAAACCTCATCGCTTTGTTCCTAAGACGGCTGTGGCTGCGGCGTTCGCCGCGACGGGTATGGCGGCACACGCCACCACGCCGTTCGTCGTGCAGGATATTCGGATCGACGGACTTCAGCGCATCGAACCGGGCTCAGTGTTCGCTTATCTGCCGATCAAGCAAGGCGACACCTTCACCGACGACAAGGCCTCCGAAGCGATTCGCGCGCTCTATGCAACGGGCTTCTTCAACGACGTTCAGGTTGCCACGGAAGGCAACGTGGTGGTCGTGCAGGTGCAGGAACGCCCGGCGATTTCGAGCATCGACTTCGCGGGCCTGCACGAGTTCGACAAGGACAATCTCACGAAGGCGCTGCGCTCCGTCGGTCTGTCGCAAGGCCGTTCGTACGACAAGGCGCTCGTCGACAAGGCGGAGCAGGAGCTCAAGCGCCAGTACCTGACGCGCGGCTACTACGCGGCGGAAGTGACGACCACGGTGACCCCGGTCGACCGCAACCGCGTCGCCATTCTGTTCTCGGTGGCCGAAGGCCCGAGCGCCAAGATCCGGCAGATCAACTTCGTCGGCAACAAGGCGGTGAGTTCGGGCACGTTGCTCGGCGAAATGCAGCTTTCCACGCCGAACTGGTTCTCGTGGTACACGAAGAGCGACCTCTACGCGAAGGAAAAGCTCACGGGCGATCTGGAGAACGTACGCTCGTACTACCTGAACCGCGGCTACCTCGAGTTCGCGATCGACTCCACGCAGGTGTCGATCTCGCCGGACAAGAAGGACATGTATCTGACGATCGCCGTGCATGAAGGCGAGCCGTACAAGATCAGCAGCATCAAGCTCTCGGGCAATCTGCTCGACCGCGAAGCCGAGCTCAACAAGCTCGTGAAGATCAAACCGGGCGAGCGTTTCTCGGCCGAGAAGCTGCAGACAACCACCAAGGCGATCGTCGACAAGCTCGGCGAATACGGCTATGCGTTCGCGCAGGTGAATGCGCAGCCGGATATCGACCAGGCGAACCACAGCGTGGCGCTGACGCTGCAAGTCGATCCGAGCCGCCGCGTGTATGTGCGGCGCGTGAATATCGTCGGCAATACGCGCACGCGCGACGAAGTGGTGCGCCGCGAAATGCGCCAGCTCGAAAGCTCGTGGTTCGATTCGAGCCGTCTCGCGCTGTCGAAGGACCGGATCAACCGTCTCGGCTACTTCACGGACGTGGATGTCACCACCATTCCGGTGGAAGGCACGAACGACCAGGTGGACGTCGACGTGAAAGTCGCCGAAAAGCCGACCGGCGCGATCACGCTGGGCGCGGGCTTTTCGTCGACGGACAAGGTGGTGCTCTCGGCGGGCGTCTCGCAGGACAACGTGTTCGGCTCCGGCACGAGTCTCTCGGTGAACGTGAACACCGCGAAGACGTACCGCACGCTGACGGTCACACAGGTCGATCCGTACTTCACGATCGACGGCATCAAGCGCATTACCGACGCGTACTACCGCACGTATCAGCCGCTGTACTACTCGACCGATTCGAGCTTCAAGATCGTGACGATGGGCGCCGACACCAAGTTCGGCATCCCGTTCTCCGAGCAGGACACGGTGTTCTTCGGCGTCGGCGCCGAACAGAACACGATGGACGTCGACTCGGCCACGCCGCAGGCCTACAAGAACTACGTGAACGAGTTCGGCCGCGTGGTGAACAACTATCCGCTGACAATGGGCTGGTCGCGCGACAACCGCGACAGCGCGCTCGTACCGAGCCGCGGCTACTACGTCCAGTCGAACGCGGAGTACGGCACGCCGCTTGGCAACACCACGTACGCGAAGTTCGACGCGCAGTTCCAGTACTACTATTCATTCGCGCGGGGTTTCGTGCTTGGCTTCAACCTGCAGGGCGGTTACGGCAAGGGCTTGCAAGGACAGACGTACCCGATCTTCAAGAACTACTACGCGGGCGGTATCGGTTCGGTGCGTGGCTACTCGCCGAGCTCGCTGGGTCCGCGCGACGCGACCACGGGCGATCCGATCGGCGGCTCCCGCATGGCGGTCGGCAATATCGAGCTGACCTTCCCGCTGCCGGGTACCGGCTATGACCGCACACTGCGTGTGTTCACCTTCCTTGACGCCGGTAACGTCTGGGGCGATCCGGGTCAGGGCGGCACGAGCGCCGGCGCGAACGGCCTGCGTTACGGCTACGGTGTGGGTCTCGCGTGGATCTCGCCGATCGGCCCGCTCAAGCTGAGCCTCGGTTTCCCGCTGCAGAAGCACGAAGGCGACCAGTATCAGAAGTTCCAGTTCCAGATCGGTACGGCCTTCTAA